AGACGTAAAGAACGTAGCAGAATTCGCGGAGGGTCTGGAAAACGTTGAGCATTCCGAGGATGTGATGTACGCATGCTCAACCGACTGTCTTGAGACAATAAAGCAGCGCATCGAAGAGCACGATCTGAACAGGGTGGTCGTTGCCGCCTGTACACCCAGAACACACGAGCCTCTTTTCCGTGATACGATCAGCGAGGCCGGGCTTAATCCCTACCTCTTCGAGATGGCTAATATCCGTGACCAGTGTTCATGGGCCCATATGAATGAGCCTGAAATGGCTACCGGGAAATCGAAAGATCTCGTTGAAATGGGTGTCGGGAAAGCGAGAGGGCTTGTGCCATTGCAAAGGCTTCCTATCGATATTGATCCTGAAGCTCTTGTAATCGGAGGCGGATTGTCAGGCATGACTGCGGCTCTCGCGATAGGGGATGCCGGACACGATGTCTATCTGATTGAGCGGGAGGATGTTCTTGGCGGCAACATGAGGGATATCTTCTTTGATTTCAACGATAGCGACCCGCAGGAGTTCCTTGCTGAAACGATTGAAAAAGTAGAAAACCATGACAGGATAAGAGTCCTGCTGGACAGCACGATAGAGGAGATAGCCGGATTTGTCGGCAATTTCCGAACGGTCTTAAAGAACAGCGCAGGCGAGCGGGAAGAACTGACACATGGAGCCGTTATTGTAGCAACCGGCGGCAATGAGCATGAAACAGAGGAATATCTTTACGGCTCCTCATCAAGGATAGTTACTCAGAAGGAATTCGAGAGAATGCTTCATGAAGAGAAATACCCTCCCGGGAAACTGAAGGAAGTGGTAATGGTGCAGTGCGTGGGATCCAGGGAAGAAGGAAGGATGTACTGCAGCCGCGTCTGCTGCTCGAAGGCGGTAAAGAACGCGCTGGAACTCAGGAAGAGAAAATCCAGGGCGAATATCTACTTCGCCTATCGTGACATCAGAACGTACGGATTCGCCGAGGAGTACTATTCAGAACTTCGCGACAGGGGAGCGCTTTTCTTCAGATACACTCTCGAAAACAAACCGCTCGTTTCCAAGATTCGCCCGGATGACCCTGACAGCAGGATTAGAGTAACGGTATTCGATCCGGTTCTCGAGAAAGATGTGGTAATAGATGCTGACCTGCTCGTGCTGGCAACGGCTATCGATGCCCCTGAGGAAAACCTGGAACTCGCGAAAATGCTAAAGGTCCCTCTCAACTCAGAAGGTCTGTTCCTTGAGGCGCATGTAAAACTGCGGCCTGTCGATTTTGCAACAGAGGGAATCTTCGTATGCGGGCTTGCCCATGGACCGAAGGATATGAGCGAATCACTTGCTCAGGCAAAAGCAGCCGGAAGCAGAGCGCTAACCTTCCTGAAGAAAAAATCCATTCTGGCGGAAGGAACCATCTGCGAGGTCAGGACGGACAGATGCACGGGATGCGGATACTGCGAGGAAGTATGCGCTTATACTGCTATAGAAGTTGATCCGGAAGAAGGCGTGGCTGTAGTTAACGATGCTCTCTGCAAAGGGTGCGGAGCCTGCGTTGCTTCCTGCAGATGCGGAGCCCTTGACCTTCGCGGGTTTACAAACCAGCAGCTTTTCTCCGTATTCGATTCGCTTGAAATAGAAGTTTCGGAAGGATTATAATGAGTGAATGGCAGCCTAAAATTCTTGCCATCCTTTGCAACTGGTGCTCATACGCGGGCGCTGATCTGGCCGGCGTATCGAGAATGCAGTACCCTCCAAATATCAGGGTTGTTCGAGTTCCCTGTTCGGGGCGGGTCGATCCTTTGTTCATTATGAAAAGCCTTCAAGCCGGTTTTGACGGTGTACTGGTTTCAGGATGCCATCCGGGAGACTGCCATTACATATCAGGGAATTATGTAGCGCGTAGGAAATTTGCCGTATTGAAACCTCTTCTTGAATTTATAGGGATAGAGCCGAACAGAGTTCAGTTCTCATGGATATCTGCCGGTGAAGGTGAAAGATTCGCCACAGTTGTAACGAAGATAACTGAAGATGTCAGAAAGCTCGGGCCTTCGACGAGGCTGGTGAAAAAGTTATGAATGTTGTTAACGAGCTCCACATAGCTATAAAGAAACTGTTAACTGAAAAAAAGATTGATCTCTTCATTGGGTGGGAAAATGGATCCCTGCCTCTCTCGGCGACGCCTCTGTTTATCACCTCCGAAGAAGAGGTGGACAGGGCTGTTTTCGATATTACCTGCGGGAACAATCTCTCAATCTATTTCACGAAGGACAGAAAACAGTTCACTGATAAAAAGGTCGGCATCGCGGTTAAAGGATGTGATTCGCGTTCTGTGGTTCTTAATATTCTGGAAAAGCAGATCGACCGCGAGAACGTTGTAATGGTAGGGGTACCATGCCATGGGGTGCTTGATAAGAAGAAAGTGCTGGCAAAGACGGACGGAAGAGAGGTTCTCGAGCTGATCGATAACGGAGATACCGTTACCCTCAAAGGGAAGGGATACGAGTTTTCGTTCGACAGAAGCGAAATACTGAGCGCTTCATGTCTTGCCTGCATTTATCCCGATGCGCAGGAGTGCGACATTTTCATCGGCGAGCCAAGGGCTGAAATTCCGAATGAAGACAGGTTGAAGGAAATAAAGGAGTTCGAGGCTCTGTCCACGTCGGAGAGATGGGAAAACACTCGCGCGGAGTACGAAAAGTGCATTCGCTGCTATGCATGCAGGAATGTATGTCCTTCGTGTTACTGTAACGTCTGCTTCGTAGATCAGAACGATCCGGGGTGGATAGGCAACACATGCGAATTCACGGATTCAATGGTTTTCCATATAATAAGGAACCTTCACGTAGCCGGAAGATGTGTTGAATGCGGAGCCTGCGAGAGAGCCTGCCCTATGGATATAAATCTTCTGCTTCTCAACAGGAAAGTCGCGATGGAAGTTAAAGACAGATTCGGTGACATCGCCGGTCTTGATATCAACGGAAAGCCCGCTATGGTTGATTTCAAGGAAGACGAAAAACAGGAATTCATAATGGGGTAATGAAGATGGTCAGGCTGGATAAGCAGAAATTAAATGATTTCATCCGTGAGCTTTCAGCGGAGTACTCTGTCTACGCTCCGGGAAAGACGGGGGGAAAAACCGAATTCATCCCTGTAGAGTCGGGTGATGAGATCGATTTCAGCAAAACTGTGACCGACATGTCTTCGAAAGGTATTTTCTTTCCGCATGCGGAAGTACTCTTCGAGTATGACAAAGATGGCGTCAGGACACCGCAGATACCTCACAGACCAATCGCAGTATTGGGAATGAGAAGCTGTGATGCGCGCAGCCTTGTAATGCTTGACAGGGTATTCGGAAGCGCGATTCAGATGCCGGAGGAAGAGAGATTCCAGGATCCTTACTGGAAAGAAAAGTACGACACTTCGCTGATATTCGGTTTCGCATGCAATGAACCGCTGTCAACATGCTTCTGTAACTGGTTTGGCGGCGGGCCGCATGACAGGGTCGGAATGGATGTGTCTGTCGTTGATGCCGGGGATGTCTATCTGATGGAACCGGTGAGTGATAAGGGCATTGAAATCATTAAGAATTTATCCTGTTTTACGGATACAGCGGAAGAAGATGAAGCCCTGGTCGCTAAGCTGGCCTCTGATGCCGACTCAATGATGACTGCCCTGCTTGATGTTGACGGGCTGGGCGAGAGGCTGACTGCTCTATATGACGAACCGATATGGGGGGAAATCAGCGCGAAATGCGTCAACTGCGGTGCATGTACCTTCAGCTGTCCTACATGTCACTGTTTTGATATGCAGGATGAAGGTAAGGGAGAAAAGGGTAAGCGGGTACGTATCTGGGATTCATGCATGCTTCCGATTTTTACAATGGAAGCATCCGGACATAATCCGAGAGCCCTCTCGAGGGATCGTGTCAGGCAGCGGGTTATGCACAAATACAGTTATTATCCGGAAAACTATGGGGAAATCCTCTGCACCGGCTGCGGACGCTGTGTCATGGTCTGTCCGGTAAACCTTGATATCAGAGAAGTACTTAAAAAGATTCTCACATACGAAGAACAGGTTATATAAATGGCTAATCCATACATTCCATTGCAAATGAAGGTCGAGCGGATCGAAACAGAAGATCCGGACAGAACATTGCGAACCTACGATCTTACATTTGTAGATGAATCGGAAAAAGAAGCATTCAAATATCTGCCCGGCCAGTTCTGTGAAATATCAATTCTCGGAAAGGGTGAATCTCCGTTCGGTATTGCTTCCTCACCCACCGAAAAGGATTATCTCCGTTTTACTGTTAACAGAACAGGTTCGGTAACCAATGAGATTCATTATCTCCGGAACGGGGATATCGTTGGAATGAGAGGGCCTCTCGGAAACTGGTACCCTGTGGATGATATGAAAGGCATGAATGTACTGATAGTGGGCGGCGGTTTTGCTTTCACGACACTGCGATCCCTTCTGATATATCTTCTTGATTCAAGGGTTGATTATAAAGACATCACGGTTATTTACGGAGCGCGAAATCCGGATCTGTTCATCTATAAAGATGAGATAGCAATTTGGAAACAGAGAGACGATATCCAGTTTCATCTTACAATTGACAACCCCGTGGATGGATGGAATGAAAAAACCGGATTTGTTCCGACTGTTACGAAGGAAGTCGCGCCGAGCCCTGATAACACTATGGCGATAGTTTGCGGTCCCCCTATAATGATAAAGTACACCCTTCCGGTTCTGACAGAACTTGGATTTCCCGATGAGCGGATATACACATCTCTGGAGCGACGCATGAAATGCGGTATCGGTAAATGCGGAAGGTGCAATATCGGTTCAAAGTATATCTGCATTGACGGACCTGTGTTTTCAATGGCTGAGTTGAAAAATATACCCGAGACGGTTTAGATGGAGATTGGCGTATGAAAAAGATAATTATTGCTGAGAATGACCCGAATTTTAAATACGATATAGCTTCCCAGCCCGGAGCGGAATCCTTCATGCGCTGCTTCACATGCGGAACATGCACAGCTTCATGTCCGGTGGCTGAGGTAAATGAAGAGTACGACCCCAGAAAGATCATCAGGATGTCAATACTTGGAATGAGGGAAGAAGTTCTTTCATCGGACATCTTATGGATGTGTTCACGATGCTATACCTGTGCTGCTCTCTGTCCCCAGAACGTGAAGTTTACGGATGTGATAAGCATTCTCCGCGATATGGCTGTTAAAGAAGGATATGTTCAGCCTGAGAGACTCGATAAGGCACTGGAACTTGATAAGGTTATTCAGAGCCTTCGATGCATGATAATCGAAAATAAGCTGCATCCGGATGAGAATGGCAAGGCAGAAATTCTTAAAAGCCTTGAGGATGAACTGGACACGAAATGGTAAAGATCTGTTTTGAGGAGTGTCATGACTGATAACAAAATAAAGACATTCGACGACCTGAAGACCTTCGTCATTGATACGGGACTATGCGGGAGGTGCGGCGGATGTGTATCAGTCTGCTCCGCAAGCGGATGCGGTGCTCTGAAACTGGGCGATTCCGGTATTCCTGAATACACAGAACCGAATATCTGCCTGGACGGCGGGCTCTGCTACCTTGTCTGTCCGCGCACAGATGCTCTGAAGGATGAACTTAAAGAGCGATCTGACTGGGCTGCGCCGATAGGACATTATACTGATGTTCTTTCCGCCAGAAGTACATATGCTGATGTTCGCAAACATGCGACTGATGGCGGGGTAGTAACTTCTCTTTTAATTCACATGCTTGAGGCCGGTCATATAGATGGCGCCGTTGTCTCTGTGACTACGGAGATGTTCAACAGGAAAGCGATAGTAGCTACAACTCGAGAAGAACTACTGAATGCGGCTGGATCTCACTTTTCCGAACTTCCTCATCTTGAGGAGGTTGGCGAGATGTATTCAGGTTTTGTCTCAGTCGTGAAACAGATTAATCATTATAAACAGGCGAAAAAAATCCGCAGGCTCGCGGTTGTAGGAACACCATGTCAGATAACCGCCATCAAGAAGATGCAGGCGGTTTCAATCGTTCCGTCGGATATCATTAAATACACGATCGGTCTTTTCTGCATGCAGTGCTTCGAGATGGATAATCTGATGGATAAGGATTTTATAAAGAGCAGACATATAAGCCCTGACGACATATCCAGCGTAAATGTCAAAGAGGATTTCATACTGAACATGAAATCCGGTATTCAGGTACATATTCCAATGAACGAGGTGGAGAAGATAGCACGACCGGCATGTCTGCGATGCAGCCATTTCGCGAATGATTTCGCGGATATCTCGGTTGGAGGGCTCGGTTCTCCCGACGGGTATACAACGGTGATGATCCGGACGATCGAGGGGAAGCAGAGATTCGCGGAGGCGATGTTCGGAGGCAGCATTGAATTGATTAGCAGCATGACGAAAGAGGATCGAAAGGCGGACAGATTGAGAAAGGTGGCTCTCATCAGGGAGTTTGACGCTCGAAAGAAAGCCCGGGCTGAATCATACAACAGGCGGTCAGAGTAATAATGGAAAAAAACTCCGCAAAATCAGGAGCTGTGCTTGTCGTCGGGGGGGGGATAGCCGGAATCCAGTCATCCCTTGATCTTGCCGATTCCGGATACAAGGTCTACCTCCTTGAACAGACTCCGGCAATTGGCGGAATCATGGCCCAGCTTGACAAAACATTCCCGACGAATGACTGCGCCATGTGCGTGATCTCGCCCAAACTCGTGGGAGCCGGAAGGCATCTGAATATCGATCTCATAACTAACGCGGAGTTGATGGGTATAGAGGGTGAAGCCGGCAATTTCACCGTCAGTGTAAAAAAACATCCCCGTTATGTCGATTCGGAGAAGTGCACAGGATGCGGAGCCTGTGTTATCAATTGTCCGGTTACAAAGATTATTTATCCTGTAGAGATCGAC
The nucleotide sequence above comes from Candidatus Aegiribacteria sp.. Encoded proteins:
- a CDS encoding 4Fe-4S dicluster domain-containing protein → MKKIIIAENDPNFKYDIASQPGAESFMRCFTCGTCTASCPVAEVNEEYDPRKIIRMSILGMREEVLSSDILWMCSRCYTCAALCPQNVKFTDVISILRDMAVKEGYVQPERLDKALELDKVIQSLRCMIIENKLHPDENGKAEILKSLEDELDTKW
- a CDS encoding 4Fe-4S dicluster domain-containing protein — encoded protein: MNVVNELHIAIKKLLTEKKIDLFIGWENGSLPLSATPLFITSEEEVDRAVFDITCGNNLSIYFTKDRKQFTDKKVGIAVKGCDSRSVVLNILEKQIDRENVVMVGVPCHGVLDKKKVLAKTDGREVLELIDNGDTVTLKGKGYEFSFDRSEILSASCLACIYPDAQECDIFIGEPRAEIPNEDRLKEIKEFEALSTSERWENTRAEYEKCIRCYACRNVCPSCYCNVCFVDQNDPGWIGNTCEFTDSMVFHIIRNLHVAGRCVECGACERACPMDINLLLLNRKVAMEVKDRFGDIAGLDINGKPAMVDFKEDEKQEFIMG
- a CDS encoding hydrogenase iron-sulfur subunit, whose product is MMSEWQPKILAILCNWCSYAGADLAGVSRMQYPPNIRVVRVPCSGRVDPLFIMKSLQAGFDGVLVSGCHPGDCHYISGNYVARRKFAVLKPLLEFIGIEPNRVQFSWISAGEGERFATVVTKITEDVRKLGPSTRLVKKL
- a CDS encoding FAD-dependent oxidoreductase; the encoded protein is DFDKYYDKAENQYGVQFKRSKISDIKGLPDGSLDLKYTYENGDIQHENFDMVVLSIGLQPRLESRGLSEDLDIRLNRFGFCQTDTFHPLKTSREGVFVCGAMNSPKDIPESVISASGAVANAVKYLELERYDPSVSEEEGTKEKDVTGERPRVGVFVCHCGINIAGVVDVKNVAEFAEGLENVEHSEDVMYACSTDCLETIKQRIEEHDLNRVVVAACTPRTHEPLFRDTISEAGLNPYLFEMANIRDQCSWAHMNEPEMATGKSKDLVEMGVGKARGLVPLQRLPIDIDPEALVIGGGLSGMTAALAIGDAGHDVYLIEREDVLGGNMRDIFFDFNDSDPQEFLAETIEKVENHDRIRVLLDSTIEEIAGFVGNFRTVLKNSAGEREELTHGAVIVATGGNEHETEEYLYGSSSRIVTQKEFERMLHEEKYPPGKLKEVVMVQCVGSREEGRMYCSRVCCSKAVKNALELRKRKSRANIYFAYRDIRTYGFAEEYYSELRDRGALFFRYTLENKPLVSKIRPDDPDSRIRVTVFDPVLEKDVVIDADLLVLATAIDAPEENLELAKMLKVPLNSEGLFLEAHVKLRPVDFATEGIFVCGLAHGPKDMSESLAQAKAAGSRALTFLKKKSILAEGTICEVRTDRCTGCGYCEEVCAYTAIEVDPEEGVAVVNDALCKGCGACVASCRCGALDLRGFTNQQLFSVFDSLEIEVSEGL
- a CDS encoding 4Fe-4S dicluster domain-containing protein, with the protein product MKMVRLDKQKLNDFIRELSAEYSVYAPGKTGGKTEFIPVESGDEIDFSKTVTDMSSKGIFFPHAEVLFEYDKDGVRTPQIPHRPIAVLGMRSCDARSLVMLDRVFGSAIQMPEEERFQDPYWKEKYDTSLIFGFACNEPLSTCFCNWFGGGPHDRVGMDVSVVDAGDVYLMEPVSDKGIEIIKNLSCFTDTAEEDEALVAKLASDADSMMTALLDVDGLGERLTALYDEPIWGEISAKCVNCGACTFSCPTCHCFDMQDEGKGEKGKRVRIWDSCMLPIFTMEASGHNPRALSRDRVRQRVMHKYSYYPENYGEILCTGCGRCVMVCPVNLDIREVLKKILTYEEQVI
- a CDS encoding Coenzyme F420 hydrogenase/dehydrogenase, beta subunit C-terminal domain, whose translation is MTDNKIKTFDDLKTFVIDTGLCGRCGGCVSVCSASGCGALKLGDSGIPEYTEPNICLDGGLCYLVCPRTDALKDELKERSDWAAPIGHYTDVLSARSTYADVRKHATDGGVVTSLLIHMLEAGHIDGAVVSVTTEMFNRKAIVATTREELLNAAGSHFSELPHLEEVGEMYSGFVSVVKQINHYKQAKKIRRLAVVGTPCQITAIKKMQAVSIVPSDIIKYTIGLFCMQCFEMDNLMDKDFIKSRHISPDDISSVNVKEDFILNMKSGIQVHIPMNEVEKIARPACLRCSHFANDFADISVGGLGSPDGYTTVMIRTIEGKQRFAEAMFGGSIELISSMTKEDRKADRLRKVALIREFDARKKARAESYNRRSE
- a CDS encoding FAD/NAD(P)-binding protein; this encodes MANPYIPLQMKVERIETEDPDRTLRTYDLTFVDESEKEAFKYLPGQFCEISILGKGESPFGIASSPTEKDYLRFTVNRTGSVTNEIHYLRNGDIVGMRGPLGNWYPVDDMKGMNVLIVGGGFAFTTLRSLLIYLLDSRVDYKDITVIYGARNPDLFIYKDEIAIWKQRDDIQFHLTIDNPVDGWNEKTGFVPTVTKEVAPSPDNTMAIVCGPPIMIKYTLPVLTELGFPDERIYTSLERRMKCGIGKCGRCNIGSKYICIDGPVFSMAELKNIPETV